From a region of the Deinococcus sp. KSM4-11 genome:
- a CDS encoding glycosyltransferase — protein MRLLYVVTGTNLAGAEMQVLQLSRGMRRRGHEVHVLSLAPEGPVAGLAREAGVKVQSLGVRGPAGLLRAVQGVAQHSARVRPDVLHGHLVHANLVSRVSRLLGPVPVLISTGHSVREGGSWSLPAYRLTDGLSDLTTNVSRRAVEQYRARRAVPAGKLRFVANGLDLEAFDLAAGTVTSPRVGTTFRFIAVGRFEEAKDYPTMLRAFALVAAQAPQAHLDIVGEGRGLEAARALVSHLNLRHRVSFLGARHDVPTLLRNADAFLMSSAWEGLPMVLLEAGAARLPVVATDVGSIRDVVLDGRSGHLVPPGDPYALANAALLLLSHSEAARQDMGTEGRKHVERTYSLDGVLDEWEGIYAELLAPRRAGLGARGNT, from the coding sequence GTGAGGCTGCTGTACGTGGTGACCGGCACGAACCTCGCCGGAGCGGAGATGCAGGTTCTGCAGCTGTCGCGCGGCATGCGCCGCCGGGGGCACGAGGTGCATGTGCTGTCGCTCGCGCCGGAAGGGCCGGTGGCCGGTCTGGCGCGCGAGGCGGGCGTGAAGGTGCAGTCGCTGGGGGTACGCGGCCCGGCCGGACTGCTCCGCGCGGTGCAGGGCGTGGCGCAGCACAGCGCCCGCGTGCGCCCCGACGTGCTGCACGGCCATCTGGTGCACGCGAACCTGGTGTCGAGGGTGAGCCGCCTGCTGGGGCCGGTGCCGGTGCTGATCAGCACCGGGCACAGCGTCCGCGAGGGCGGGTCGTGGTCGCTGCCCGCCTACCGGCTCACGGACGGGCTGAGCGACCTCACGACCAACGTGAGCCGCCGCGCGGTCGAGCAGTACCGGGCGCGGCGGGCCGTGCCGGCCGGCAAGCTGCGCTTCGTCGCGAACGGCCTGGATCTGGAGGCCTTTGACCTGGCGGCGGGCACGGTCACGTCGCCGCGAGTGGGCACCACCTTCCGCTTCATCGCCGTGGGCCGCTTCGAGGAGGCGAAGGATTACCCGACCATGCTGCGCGCCTTCGCGCTGGTGGCGGCGCAGGCCCCGCAGGCGCACCTGGACATCGTCGGCGAGGGCCGGGGACTGGAGGCCGCGCGCGCGCTGGTGAGCCACCTGAACCTCAGGCACCGGGTGAGCTTCCTGGGGGCGAGGCACGATGTACCCACGCTGCTGCGGAACGCGGACGCGTTCCTGATGTCCTCGGCGTGGGAGGGCCTGCCGATGGTGCTGCTGGAAGCCGGCGCGGCGCGGCTGCCGGTCGTGGCGACCGACGTCGGCTCGATCCGCGACGTGGTGCTGGACGGCCGCAGCGGGCACCTCGTTCCGCCGGGCGATCCGTACGCCCTGGCGAACGCCGCCCTGCTGCTGTTGTCGCACAGCGAGGCCGCACGGCAGGACATGGGCACGGAAGGCCGCAAGCACGTGGAACGCACCTACAGCCTGGACGGCGTGCTGGACGAATGGGAAGGCATCTATGCGGAACTGCTCGCGCCGCGCCGCGCCGGCCTGGGCGCCCGGGGGAACACATGA